The window AACTGCTTTGCCTGTAAATGCTCCTCCTTTTCTCCGGTTCCCCTTACCTGATAAAAATGTTTAAAAAATGGCTTTTTTTCTTCTGATAAGATCAAAATCATTCGATGCTTGCAAGATGGGCAAAGATAAGATTCTTGATTTAACTTTTTTAATCCTTTACTAACTTGTTCTGCTTCATTAATTGCTAAGACTAACTTTTGATTTAAAATAGCAGCATACATTTTATCGCCCATTATTATATACGCAAAAAGGAGATGATTTTTTTCATCTCCTTTATTTTTAATCAAAATATTGTCTTAGGTTTCCCAGAGCATCTTGTCTAATCAAGCACTTAGCATTTTTCTTTATTTTTTGGAATTGCTTTTCTGTCATTCCATTTCCATATTCATTAGCTATTACCCAAGTATCTTCTGGCTTCAGTTCAACATAATTGTCATCTAAGTAGGCTAAGTCTAAATAATATTCATGATGATATGTATATAGACTAGATGCTAAACCATCAACCTTTAATGCATCTGCTAGGGCAGCAACTAAATCAATACTATCAATCTTAAAGACTCTACGATTATCGCTAATTAGTTTATCTTGATCATTAATTTCTGTTTTACGATCATCATTATCTGATCCAGCCCCCAATCCCTTTAACAGGTCACGTAATTGATCATTGGGATTATCACTGACATCTTCATCACTGTCCGGTACTTTGGAAATAAGTAACTCTAATCCAGAACTACTTGGCATAACTTGAAAAGTAACTGGATCGCCTTTAGCAAAAGTATGATCTGTATCGACTTCACTTAAAATTTGATAGAAAAAATGTTGAATTTGACTTTTATTTCCTAATAAATCGAGCATTGTTATACCACGCTCTTTAAGTTCATCCGCATCCATTGTTACACGAATGGTATTCTCACTTATTCTATGTACTTCCACTTGTTATCACCTCGAAGTCTCTTGTCTTTAATACATTGTAACCTATTTTCTTGTTCATACAAAAACGCTAGCTTAAAAAGGCTAACGTTTTTACAATTTTTAATTAAAGATCAGCTGTCATTGCTTGGATTTCTTCAAGTTCCAAACGACGAACCTTTCGAGGAAGAAATCTTCTAATTTCATCTTCGTTATATCCTACTTGTAAACGTCTGTCATCCATAATGATTGGACGTCTTAATAAACTTGGATTTTTTTCAACAAGATCAATCAATTGATCAATTGATAAGTCATCTAAATTGATTTTTAAGTTTTGGAAAGTACGAGAACGAGTAGAAATTATTTCTTCCGTTCCATTCTCGGTCATACGCAAAACTTGCATGATTTCTTCTTTATTCAATGGATTAGCAAAAATATTTCTCTCCTTAAAAGAAATATCATGCTCTTTTAACCATGCTTTTGCCTTACGACATGAAGTACAACTTGGTGATGTATATAAATTTAACACTTAACTCCACACTCCTTTGCGTGTAGAAAAATAACTACCGTTTCACTTACAACTATCATTGTATCACAAATACTTGTTTTTTGTAAGTTGTAATTAGATTTCTTTTTATTAGCTTACAAGTATTACTTTATCAGTAAATAATGAAGTTTGTGTGAAGTTTTGACAGAAAAAAAGAGTACTTTCGTACTCTCTTTCTATTAGTCATTAATGTTAAGCTTCTTCATAGTTTCTTCAACTAGCTTCTTATTTTCATCAGCAGTTTCTGAAACAAAACAAGCTTTATTAGCTAATTCTTTAATATCTTCAGTATTGATCTTCTTCATCAAACTTCTGATACGTAAGATTGAAGTTGCACTCATTGAATATTCATCAAGTCCCATTGATAAAAGAATTGGGAACATAATGTCATCACCAGCAGCTTCACCACACATACCACACCAAATACCATTTTCATGAGCACCATCAATAGTATGCTTAATCAAACGTAAAACAGATGGGTTATATGGTTGGTAAAGATAAGAAACGTTATCATTACCACGATCGGCAGCCATAGTATATTGGATTAAATCGTTAGTTCCAATTGAGAAGAAATCAACTTCTTTAGCAAATTGGTCAGCTAACACTGCAGCAGCTGGAACTTCGATCATCATACCAACTTGTAAGTCGTCACCGACCTTAACGCCTTCTTTAACAAGCTTATCTTTTTCTTCAGCTAAGATTTGCTTTGCTTCACGTAATTCTGCCAAAGTACCAATCATTGGGAACATAATTCCTAATGGACCATATGCAGATGCACGAAGTAAAGCTCTTAATTGAGTTCTAAAGATATCCTTGTATTGCATTGAAAGACGAATAGCACGAACACCTAGGAATGGGTTCATTTCTTCTGGAAGATCCCAGTAATCTAAGTGCTTGTCACCACCGATATCACAAGTTCTAATGATAGTTTGCTTACCATCCATATCTTCGATAACTTCTTTATAAGCATCGAATTGAGCTTCTTCAGATGGGAAGTCTTTTGAATTCATGTATAAGAATTCAGTTCTGTACAAACCAATTGCTTCAGCACCGTTTTCTTTTACACCCTTCATGTCATTAGGAGTACCAATGTTAGCAGCAATGATGAACTTCTTACCGTCTGCAGTTACAGAAGGTTCATTCTTTAACTTCTTCCATTCTTCTTTTTGCTTAGCAAAGGCTTCACCCTTTTTGGTGTATTCTTCAACTTGAGCATCAGTTGGGTTAACAATAGCATCACCGTCTAAACCGTCAGCAATAAGCATATCGCCATCTTTAACGTCTTTAGTAATGCTTTCAGTACCCACAACAGCTGGAATTTCTAATGAACGAGCCATGATTGCTGAGTGAGCAGTTCTACCACCAATATCAGTTACAAATCCCTTAACATACTTTTTGTTAAGTTGAGCTGTATCACTTGGTGTCAAATCATAAGCCACCACAACAACTTCATGGTCAATAGCTGCAGGATCTGGTAATTTCTTACCAAGAAGGTGTGCCATAATACGCTTTGAAACATCACGTACGTCAGCTGCACGTTCTTGCATATATGCATTATCAGTCATGCCTTCAAAGATGGTAATAAACTTTTGAGCAGTTTCATCTAATGCAGCTTCAGCATTAACTTTTTGATCTTTGATTTCTGTTTCAATGGCACCAGTAAATTCTGGGTCACTTAAGAAGAGAAGGTGAGCATCAAAAACTTGAGCTTCTTCTGCTCCTAAACTTTCCTTAGCCTTATCACGAACTTTTTCTAATTCTTTAGTTGATTCTTCAACAACTTTTTTAAAACGAGCTACTTCAGCATCAACATCGCTAACTGATGTTTTAGAAAACGAAAGGTCAGGTTCTACCAAAAGGTAGGCTGGTGCAACTGCAATACCATCACTGGCAGCAATTCCCTTTAAAGTTTTCGACATTATTCAGCTAAACCTTCCTTTTTCATAGTGTCAGCAATAGCTTCGATTGCTTCTTTAGCATCGTCACCATCAGCAGTAATAGTTACGTCTGCACCTTGGCCAACACCTAAAGACATAACACCCATGATTGACTTCAAGTTTACTGATTTACCATTGTATTCCAAGTTAATATCTGAGTTAAACTTAGATGCAGCTTGTACCAACAAAGTAGCTGGACGTGCATGAATACCAGTTTCAGCAACAATATGAAATTCGCGTTTTTCCATTTTAAATTATCTCCTTTAAAATCAAAAATAATCGGGAGTTTTATACCCACTCGTTTATTAGGTTATCATGTTTTTAACATGAAAACAATACAAATGTAAATGTTTACATTATAAGTTGCTTAATTTTCATTATCAGATAAGGTATAAATTATATCCCCACCACGCTGAGCAATTCCAGTTATACTTTGCCTTTTACCATAGCTTCTAAGTGCTAATTGAAATTGAAAAGCATCTTTAGGACTTACTCTATATTCTTTTAATTCGCCACTCACGATCTGATCTAGTATTTTTTTATAATCCATATCTTATGAATCTCACTCCTTAAATTTTACTAGCTTAGTAAGAAATTAATTCTTTTCCTATTGTAGCAATTATTTAGCAAAAATCTAATCTAACTACTTGCAATTAGTAAGTATCCGTACTATGATATTAGCAAGTTAGCACTTAAACATCAAGAGTGCTAAAATAAAAATATAGCCTGTATATTATAAGAAAGGCGGAAATATTAATGCTATGCGATAACTGTCATGAACGTCCTGCCTCAATTCATCTTTATACAAATGTTAATGGGCAAGATCGTGAAATATCATTATGCCAACAATGTTATCAAGAATTAAAAAATCAACAAGGACAAATTAATAATATGAATAATAACAATGCTTTTTTTGGTGATTTTGATGATTTATTAAACGCCTTAAATAATAGTAATAATGAGCAAAATAATTCTCAAGACCGTGATCCCCGAATGAGAATGGGCGGTGGACGTCGCGGTGGCAATAATGGTGGTCAAAAATCACTATTAGACCAATACGGAACTGATTTAACTAATCTAGCAAAAAAAGGAAAGATTGATCCAGTTATTGGACGTGATAAGGAAATTGCTAGAGTCATTGAGATCTTAAACAGACGCACCAAAAACAATCCAGTTCTTATTGGAGAAGCCGGTGTTGGTAAAACGGCTGTTGTTGAAGGTTTAGCACAACAAATTGTTGACGGATCTGTTCCTGCTAAGCTACAAAATAAACGTATTATTTCACTAAATATGGTTTCGATGGTTCAAGGCACTGGTATTCGTGGTCAATTTGAACAAAGAATGCAACAGCTAATCAAAGAACTTGAACAAAATGACAACATCATTCTATTTATCGATGAAATTCATGAATTAGTTGGTACAGGTAATGCTGAAGGTGGTATGGATGCTGGCAACATTATTAAACCAGCATTAGCTCGTGGAGACTTCCAACTAATCGGTGCAACTACCATTAAAGAATATCGAAATATTGAAAAAGATTCTGCTTTAGCACGTAGATTTCAACCAGTTGAGGTTAAAGAACCAACTACTGAAGAAACAGTTAAAATTCTCCAAGGTATTCGTAAACGCTACGAAGATTATCACCATGTTCACTATACTGATGAAGCAATTCAAGCTGCCGTCGCCCTTTCCTCTCGTTATATTCAAGATCGCTTCTTACCTGATAAAGCCATCGATCTTTTAGATGAAGCTGGTTCAAGAATGAACCTTACTATTCCATATGTCGATAGTGAAAAAATTAAGGAAAGACTAGATGCAGCTGAAAATTTAAAGCAAGAAGCTTTGAAGAATGAAGACTATGAAAAAGCAGCTTACTATCGTGATCAAATTGAAAAATATGAAAAATTAAAAGATCAAAAAGTAGATCCAGATCAAACACCTAAAATTACTGAAAAGATCATGAATAAGATTGTTGAAGAAAAAACTAATATTCCTGTTGGCGACTTACAAAAACAAGAAGAAACTCAATTAAAGAACTTATCCACTGATCTTAAAAATAATGTAATTGGTCAAAATAAGGCTGTTGAAACTGTTGCTCGCGCAATTCGCCGTAACCGAGTTGGTTTCAACAAATCTGGTCGTCCAATTGGTTCATTCCTATTTGTAGGACCAACTGGTGTTGGTAAAACAGAATTAGCTAAGCAACTAGCTAAGCAAATCTTTGGTACTGAAGATGCGATGATTCGTTTTGACATGAGTGAATATATGGAACAATATTCAGTCTCTAAGTTAATTGGTTCTGCTCCAGGTTATGTAGGATATGAAGAAGCAGGTCAATTGACAGAAAGAGTACGTCATAATCCTTATAGCTTAATCTTATTTGATGAAATCGAAAAAGCTCATCCAGATGTACTTCACCTCTTCTTACAAATTCTTGATGATGGTCGTTTAACTGATTCACAAGGTCGTACAGTTTCATTTAAAGACACAATTATTATTATGACTTCTAATGCTGGTCAAGGAATTAAAGAGGCGAACGTTGGCTTTGCTGCTGAAAACAGTCATCAAGAACAATTTAAGAATGCTCTTGGTCAATATTTCAAGCCTGAATTCTTAAATAGATTAGATGATATTGTCGAATTTAATTCACTTGATAAGAAAGACTTAATTAAGATTGTCGACTTAATGCTTGCTAATACTAACAATATGGTCAAAGATCAAGGTCTTCATATTGAAGTCACTCCAGAAGCAAAGGAACTACTTGTAGAAAAAGGTTATGATCCATCTATGGGCGCTCGTCCACTTCGTCGTACAATTCAAGAAGAAATCGAGGACAAAGTTGCAGATTACAAGTTAGACAATCCAGCTGCTAAAGACTTAAAAGCTGATGTAGTAGATAACGCGATTGTAATCAGCGAAAATTAAGTATTCAAATACTAAAGAGAGCCACATAAATGTGACTCTTTTTTTATTTATTTTTATAAATCTTCTAAAAAAGGTTATACTTAAGTTGGGATTTTAAAGACACATTTATATATCGAGGTTATAAATATGATGCATTTAATTGATGTTACAAATAGCTACCGTGATTTAGTTCAAAGACAGCTAGCAGCTACAAATAGTCAATTCGTAAAAGTTTACTCTTTAGGTAATACTACAGTAGTATACAGCGAAACCGCTGATAAAATTGAAATCGTAATGGAAAATCATAAACGTCCTATCAGACAAGACGAAGTAGAGTTTGTTATTAAGCGTTTAATTCATGAAGATCGAATTTACGATATAACAGTTGATAAGAGTAGAAAGATTATTTCTATTACTTGTGATCGATAAAATTGCATTTAAAAAGCCGTGGAAAATTCCATGGCTTTTTATTTTTGACTCAATTACAATCTTGAAGTTAATTCAACATCTGGATATTTGTCTTTGAACCATCTTTCTGCAAAAGCATTTTCAAATAAAAATAGTGGCTCACCATCTCTATCTTTTACTAACAAATTACGAGAAGATGACATCTTTGGATCTAACTGATCTGGATTAATCCAGCGCGCTACACGGTTACCTAAAGTATGAAGCTCTACTTCTGAATTATATTCGTTCTTCATTCTAAAAGAAAAGACTTCAAACTGTAATTGACCAACTGCACCCAGGATATAATCATCAGTTGAATAACCACGATAAAGCTGAATTGCACCTTCTTGAACTAATTGGTTCATCCCTTTATGGAACGACTTTTGCTTCATAACATTTTTAGCAGTTACACGCATGAAAATTTCTGGTGTAAATTGCGGTAAAGCTGGATAAACAATTTTCTTCTTACCGGCGTAAATTGAGTCTCCAATTTGGAAGTTTCCTGTATCATATAGACCAACTATATCGCCAGCAACCGCATCAGAAACTTGAACTCGTTCACTAGACATAAATTCAGTTGCATTATTTAATCTGACTGGCTTTCCAGTTCTAGCTAGAGTTACGTCAATCCCCTTTTTAAATTCACCGCTACCGATTCTTACAAATGCAATTCGATCACGATGGTTAGGATTCATATTAGCCTGAATCTTAAATACAAAACCAGAGAATTCAGGATCGTCTGCAGCTAATTTTTCATCACCATTAACAATATGTTCTTGAGGAGCTGGCGCTAAATTAACAAAACTATCTAAGAAAGTCTCAACACCAAAATTAGTTAAAGCTGAACCAAAGAAGACGGGAGTTTGATCTCCTTTTAAGATTTTTTCTTTATCAAAAGTATTTCCGGCTTCTTTCAACAAGTCAATATCATCTAGAGTTGATTGATACAAGCTATCTTGCGCTAAAGGTTCATCTTCTGCCAATTTTCCATTTTTATCCAGCGGTAAATAGCGGTCATCATCATCTTTTCGATAAAGTTCAACACGATTATTTGCAATATCGTATAATCCCTTTAATTGCTTCCCCATACCGATTGGCCAGTTCATGGCTACGCCTTCAATACCAAGTAAATCTTCTAATTCAGCAATTAAATCTAGCGGTTCACGTCCGTCACGATCAAGCTTGTTCATAAAGGTAAAGATAGGAATGCCACGCTTCTTTACAACCTTAAATAATTTTTTGGTTTGAGGTTCGATACCTTTAGCAGAGTCAATAACCATTACCGCAGCATCAACTGCCATTAAAGTCCGGTAAGTATCTTCGGAGAAATCTTGGTGTCCTGGCGTATCAAGAATGTTGATTCTCTTACCCTGATATTCAAATTGCATTACTGAACTAGTAACTGAAATACCACGCTTTTTTTCAATTGCCATCCAGTCACTAGTTGCATAATGTCCACTTTTACGTGCTTTAACTGTACCTGCACTTCTAATCACTCCACCAAAAAGAAGCATTTGCTCAGTAATTGTTGTCTTACCCGCATCAGGGTGAGAAATAATTGCAAACGTGCGTCTTTTTTTCACTTCATCAGTTAACTTTGTCATTAATCTTTAGCTTCTTCCTTTTCTTGTTTTTCTGGAATTGTAAGTAACAGCGTTAATAAACGCGACCCCTTCATTCGTCTAGTCGTTAAAATCATTCCATTATCAAGTTTGACGCTTAGTTTTTCTCCTTTAGCCGGAATCATTCCTAATTTAGTGATTACGTAACCAGCAACCGTATCCACATCTTCCATTGCTAAATCAGTTCCAAATTCTTCATTAAAATCAGCTAAAGGCATCTTCCCATAAATTACATATTCTCTTGGCCCAATTTTTGAAAATAGGACCTCAGCCTTATCAACCTCATCATCAATGTCGCCAACAATCTCTTCAATTAAATCTTCAATTGTTGTCAGTCCTACAACACCACCATATTCATCAGTTAAAATTGCAAGCTGTCTTTGAGTTTGCTGCATTTCAACTAATAATTCACCTAATTCAATTGTTTCAGGTGCAAATAAAGGCTTAAACATTACCTGATCGTAATCTAACTTATCAAAGCCAATCTTATGGGCTTTCCGTAAAACCGTCCTAATATGAATAACACCAACAATCTTATCCTTATCACCATCATAGACAGGTACTCTTGAATAAGGTTCTTTCAAGATTTGATCTAAGTTTTCTTGAAAATTATCATTGATATCGACCATAAAGGCATCTGTTCTAGGAACCATTACTTCTCGAGCCATTTTTTCTTCAAACTCAAGAATACCCTCCATCATTGAAAACTCACGATCACTAATCTCTTTTTGCTCATGTAATTTATTTAAAATTTTATTTAGCTTACGTTGGCCATCAATATCTTCATCGCCGCGAAATTTAGCTCTTAATTTGCTAAATATATCACCCGCACCGGGATCACTACTCATCTTAATTTCTCTCTTTCTATTACTGCCTTAATCCCACTTTAATCATAATTATCGGTAATTATATCATATGGTAATCTATGATAAAATAAGGAACAAGAAATGGGGTCTTATAGATGAAAAAACAAAATATCTACTTGGTATTTACATTCTTATTATTAATTCCGTATCTTTGCAGTTTAACTTTAATCGGCATCTGCTACAATGCTTTAGTTAGACACTCTAGCGATCTTTTTCGAAGCTTTATTGGCGCCTTGGTTGGAACAATTATCATGTTTGCTATTAAGGCAACCATTCAGAGACCACTTGATTTAGTCTCTGCTAAAGTACCAGATAACTTCTTTAAACAAATTCTACGTTTTTACAGTATTCGCAGACGTAAACTTTTCTTAGTTGGTAACTGCTTAGTTGATTTCGTGCTTTGCTGGCTTGCGATGGATCTCGTGAGAAGATGCTTCTCATTATCCTTCATTATTGGAAACTCGGTTGGCATTGTCTTATTAATCATGCTGATTTCAACATGTATTGGTGCTTATATCGAATATGACAACCTATCTATTGACCCCAAACAGAAGTAATTATTATTTAGCATTATCTTCAGAACTGGCATCCAGATATAAAATCTGTGCCAGTTCTTTTGTTTCTAAGTTCAACTTCGCTAAAACATACGGTTTTTCACTGTCTCCCAGATTTTCATACATTGTAATACCATCTTTTGATAATTTATCTAAAAAAGTTGGAATTACAAAATTTAAAGGTTGACTAAAGAAAGCTAAATTACTATTAGGAGTATCAATTTCCGCAATTTCTGAAGTAGGCAGTTCAAATTTATTTAATCCAGCAACAGGCATTTGTTTATCATCAGCTAAAACACCATACCAAAACATAAAGTTCTCCGGTCCAAATACCACCAAACTGGCACGCTCATTCTCATAGCCATTATCTTCAATAAACTTTTGAAAAATTGGATCATTTTCCATTTCTTGAATAGCTGCTGTATAAGTTTTATTTTCATCAATTTGGTTTGGCATAAAAACCTTACCAATAAAATTATGTGCCGAGTATTTTTCTTTCTTCATTTTCTCTCCCCTTAAAAAAACTACGATCTAAATCAGGGCGTAATTGGTTATATCTTTCATACCAAATTTGCGCGAATTTTTTGGCAAATGGACCCTTCTTTTGATCAATCCAATCTAACAATTCAAAACTAGCACTACGCAAAATACTATCAATCTCTTCGCTGTAATGCCAGCGTTTTTTGTTCATTGCATACTCGTCCGCATCTAGTAATCTAGTCTCCCCATCAGGAAACACCTTAATATCTAAATCATAGTCAATATATTTCAGCGCTTCTCGATCTAATATAAAAGGACTGGCTAAATTAGCATAATATGCGACTCCATCAGGTCTGAGCATTGCAATCACATTAAACCAAAGTTTACGATGAAAATAAACAATTGCTGGTTCACGGCTAATCCATTTTCTACCGTCTTCTTCTGTAATCAAAGTTCGATCATTAACGCCGATAATAATATTCTGCTCTGTTTTAACCACCATAGTGTCACGCCAATTTCGATGTAACGTGCCATTATGCTTATAACTTTGTATTGCGATATAATCGCCTTCACGAGGCATTTCCATAATGTGCGCCTCCTCACTAAACATTATACCAGCAAATTAATATTCATCTATTTCTTCTAAATCTACTATTTCACCATTTAAGAAACTATCAATTTCACCACTTGAAAAGCCGTGTTGAAACAAGTATCTTTTAACTTTCTGCTTTCTTTTAAAATCTTCGTCTTTGCGGTAGCGACGCCAAGCCTTGCTTCCTTGCTTTTTTAAAGCTTCTATTTGTTCATCTTCATCCTTCTCTAAATCTAATTTTTCAAGAACTAGTTCACTTAGCTCTTGATCAAATCCATGAGCTCTCAGTTTAGTCCACGCCTTTTGCTTAATCTCCTTATATGAAAGTTTACCCGCTTGATGAATAAGCGAATGTACTACGCGAAGCCCTGCATCGACCCATTCTTCATCTTCAATCTCATAAAGTGCTTCTTGAATAATATCAGCTGCAAGACCTTTTTGCTTTAATTTTCTATCAACAGTTCTTGGTCCATCTTTTCCAACTCGAAGATTATTTTTAATAAACAAACGAGCGAAATTATTATCATTTAAATAATTCAACTCAATCAAATTCTGAACGGCAGCTTGACTAGCATCCTGACTAATTTCGTGTTTATTTAAATACTCTAAAACTTCATACACACTACGTGGTTGATAGCTTAAATAAGACATCGCTAGCTGAATAGCATGACTATCTGCTTCAGCCTTTTTAATTTCTTCAATGTCTTCATTGCTTAACTCGGTTCCCTTTAGAAGTCTCCTCTCAGCTAGAGTTCTTTCACTTACGCTAAAAGCATACTCATTGTCTATAAAAATGTTATAGCGTCCCTTACGCTTCTGCGTACTTATCTTAGTTATAATTGGCATTATCGCACCTTCTTCATTTTTTGGTTTCTTTTCTATATTATAATAAATTAAATACTTGTATCACTTGAACATAACGCTTATGCTTATTGTGACACTTTTTTCATGAATCAATCGAAATGAGGGCCTTATTTTGACAAAATTTACTAAAAATAAATCAGAAAAAGATATTATCATCACTATTAAACGGCTAGGTATTAATGGTGAAGGGATCGGGTACTATAAAAAGAAAATTATTTTTATTCCTGGTGCTCTTCCAGGTGAGGTTGTTGTTGCAAAGATCATTGATAGGCACCCACATTATTTAGAGGGTGAGTTAGTTCGAATTAAGGAAAAGTCCCCAGATAGAGTGGCTTTTCCGAAGGGAGTCGATCCTGCAGTTGGCGGCTTAGAGCTTGCCCATCTTTCTTATCCAAAACAACTTGAGTTTAAGCAACATCTAATTCTAGAATCTCTCAGAAAATATCATCCAAGAGACTACATTAAATACAAAGTTAAAAAAACTATTCCGGCACCAAATGACTGGCACTATCGCAATAAAGCTCAATACCAAATTGAATTTAATAAAGGAAAGAGTAAACTCGGCCTGTATGCTCCTAACTCACGTCGTTTAATTGATCTTCCTGAGATGCCAACCCAAACAAAAGAAACGCAAAAAACAGAGCGTGAAATTAAAAAGCTAATTGATAAACTTCATATTCGGATTGCTGACTTTAGACGTCATAATGATGGTATTAAAACCATTGTAGTTCGTCAAAGCCAAGCTACTGGGGAAATCCAAGTAACTTTAATTACAATTGGCAAAAAAATTAGAGACCTTAAGTTATTAGCTAGCCAAATTATGAAACTTCCCAATGTAGTTTCTGTCTTTCAAAACGAAACTCAATGGCAAAACCCTCAAGTTTGGGGCAACAAA of the Lactobacillus gasseri ATCC 33323 = JCM 1131 genome contains:
- the recX gene encoding recombination regulator RecX, giving the protein MPIITKISTQKRKGRYNIFIDNEYAFSVSERTLAERRLLKGTELSNEDIEEIKKAEADSHAIQLAMSYLSYQPRSVYEVLEYLNKHEISQDASQAAVQNLIELNYLNDNNFARLFIKNNLRVGKDGPRTVDRKLKQKGLAADIIQEALYEIEDEEWVDAGLRVVHSLIHQAGKLSYKEIKQKAWTKLRAHGFDQELSELVLEKLDLEKDEDEQIEALKKQGSKAWRRYRKDEDFKRKQKVKRYLFQHGFSSGEIDSFLNGEIVDLEEIDEY
- the rlmD gene encoding 23S rRNA (uracil(1939)-C(5))-methyltransferase RlmD yields the protein MTKFTKNKSEKDIIITIKRLGINGEGIGYYKKKIIFIPGALPGEVVVAKIIDRHPHYLEGELVRIKEKSPDRVAFPKGVDPAVGGLELAHLSYPKQLEFKQHLILESLRKYHPRDYIKYKVKKTIPAPNDWHYRNKAQYQIEFNKGKSKLGLYAPNSRRLIDLPEMPTQTKETQKTEREIKKLIDKLHIRIADFRRHNDGIKTIVVRQSQATGEIQVTLITIGKKIRDLKLLASQIMKLPNVVSVFQNETQWQNPQVWGNKTIKLLGKSHIIEEMLGKKFKLSPRAFFQLNPEQTSTLYSEALKYLDLTPDQTLIDAYAGVGTLGILASDQVRQVIGIESIPEAVIDAQENCHLNHVRNAEYIQGNVEKLLPELKNQGVPIDALIVDPPRTGLSKKLIKTLLEVKPETFVYVSCNPATLAKDLVLLSEAYDVRVIQPVDMMPQTPRWEGVTKLVLRKNKYVK